The proteins below come from a single Acyrthosiphon pisum isolate AL4f unplaced genomic scaffold, pea_aphid_22Mar2018_4r6ur Scaffold_20934;HRSCAF=22574, whole genome shotgun sequence genomic window:
- the LOC107883814 gene encoding uncharacterized protein LOC107883814 has product MIDFETGLHQAFVDTYPEAHVYSCWFHYVQSLQKNIKKMGYSRYIQQNREAKMCLKMCSVLALLPAHQIEMGFQEIKNHAQNYGVLLPRFFTYMSSFWLTRKGPECFSVYGQPRRTNNNVESFHSTLQQTFQVAHPNLWKMLEPKK; this is encoded by the exons ATGATTGACTTTGAGACTGGCCTACATCAAGCTTTTGTAGACACATATCCAGAAGCACACGTGTATTCATGCTGGTTCCATTATGTGCag agtttacaaaaaaacattaagaaAATGGGCTACTCCCGTTATATACAGCAGAATAGAGAGGCAAAAATGTGCCTAAAAATGTGTTCAGTTTTGGCTTTATTACCTGCACATCAAATCGAAATGGGGTTTCAAGAAATCAAAAATCATGCTCAAAATTATGGAGTATTATTACCAAGATTTTTCACTTATATGTCTag TTTTTGGCTCACCAGAAAAGGTCCCGAGTGTTTCTCGGTGTACGGACAACCTCGCCGTACTAACAATAATGTTGAGAGTTTTCACTCCACTCTCCAGCAAACTTTTCAAGTTGCCCACCCAAATTTATGGAAAATGCTTG AACCTAAGAAATAA
- the LOC100574093 gene encoding uncharacterized protein LOC100574093 encodes MKSLEMGILVSVWNDILERFNIVSKKLQNVHIDLTIVITLYKSLINYIMDLRNSFSHYEKLGIEKTGIIEYKVSRIKKRKMPFDESSQGDTTFVSKKSFEINTFFIIIDSLLTELRKRINSYEKINTSFGFLFNITELSVLEVRQKAGELQKQYPQDLDTSFMNECIHFRGYLKGLPESVSTKSVLYLCQIMKDNSLLDIYPYVNIALRMFLCVPASNTSAERSFSTLKRVKSYLRSSMNDNRLNSLAILNIESQLTTSLNYDEIIEDFARSKARRKLLI; translated from the coding sequence ATGAAAAGTTTAGAAATGGGTATTCTGGTATCAGTATGGAATGATATTTTAGAGAGGTTCAATATTGTAAGTAAGAAATTGCAGAATGTTCATATTGATTTGACTATTGTCATAACCCTATATAaatcattgataaattatataatggatTTGAGAAACAGCTTTTCACATTATGAAAAACTTGGCATAGAAAAAACTggaattatagaatataaagttTCCCgcataaaaaaaaggaaaatgcCGTTTGATGAATCATCTCAAGGTGATACAACATTTGTTAGTAAAAAATCTTttgaaattaatactttttttatcataatagacTCTTTACTTACAGAGTTGAGAAAGCGTATAAActcttatgaaaaaattaatacttcatTTGGATTTTTGTTCAACATTACTGAGTTGTCAGTATTAGAAGTAAGACAAAAAGCTGGAGagttacaaaaacaatatcCTCAAGATCTGGATACATCGTTTATGaatgaatgtattcattttcGTGGTTACTTAAAAGGCTTACCAGAAAGCGTATCCACAAAATCGGTGCTATATTTGTGTCAAATCATGAAAGATAATAGTTTACTAGATATTTACCCATATGTTAATATTGCATTGCGAATGTTTTTGTGTGTTCCTGCATCAAACACTTCGGCCGAGCGTTCATTCAGTACTCTTAAAAGAGTTAAATCATATCTTAGATCTTCGATGAATGATAATCGTTTAAACTCTTTAGCGATTCTGAATATTGAATCTCAGTTGACAACTTCATTAAACTATGATGAAATAATTGAAGATTTTGCAAGATCAAAAGCGCGAcgaaagttattaatttaa
- the LOC100574178 gene encoding KRAB-A domain-containing protein 2-like: MENIREVFYEKFNAILSTKREDNNFYLSTVKYNKCVEDVLKFKGKESKQRAVCKLLKRYDVVKIMSLNQLIVPLKPGETKIIYFVKNEDLFDIIHDAHIKTGHGGRTRVISELQTKYKNITYESVTLFLSLCVQCQRKQKVPRKGIVVKPIISRELNSRCQVDLVDMQTCKDGEYKFILNYQDHLTKFIQLRPLKSKTAEEVTLMLLPIFLTFGAPNILHSDNGREFSNKIIMDLCSRWEGVKIVHGKPRHSQCQGSIERANQDFQNILRAMMHDKNTTKWNKTDTV, translated from the exons ATGGAGAACATACGAGAagttttttacgaaaaatttaACGCTATATTAAGTACAAAAAGAGaagacaataatttttatttgagtactgtaaaatataacaaatgtgTTGAAGACGTTCTCAAGTTTAAGGGGAAAGAAAGTAAGCAACGCGCCGTGTGCAAGTTATTGAAAAGATATGATGTCGTTAAAATAATGTCTCTCAACCAACTTATTGTTCCATTGAAACCtggtgaaacaaaaataatttacttcgtGAAAAATGAAGATTTATTCGATATTATCCATGATGCCCATATCAAAACAGGCCACGGAGGACGAACCCGTGTAATTAGtgaattacaaacaaaatataaaaatataacatatgaaTCAGTTACATTATTTTTGAGCTTGTGTGTTCAATGTCAAAGGAAACAAAAAGTCCCGAGAAAAGGGATCGTCGTAAAGCCCATTATAAGTCGTGAACTCAACTCTCGATGCCAAGTTGATTTAGTCGATATGCAAACGTGTAAAGATGGTGAGTACAAATTTATTCTCAATTATCAAGACCATCTCACTAAATTTATACAGCTTAGACCATTGAAGAGCAAGACAGCAGAGGAAGTAACCCTCATGTTGCTGCCAATTTTCCTCACTTTTGGTGCACCAAATATTCTGCATTCAGATAATGGGAGAGAGTTTtccaacaaaattattatggatTTGTGCTCAAGATGGGAGGGTGTAAAAATTGTTCACGGTAAACCCCGTCATAGTCAATGTCAAGGTTCTATCGAAAGAGCCAATcaggattttcaaaatatactcaGGGCCATGATGCATGATAAGAATACAACAAAATG GAATAAAACAGACACCGTATGA